In a genomic window of Panthera tigris isolate Pti1 chromosome D4, P.tigris_Pti1_mat1.1, whole genome shotgun sequence:
- the PABIR1 gene encoding PPP2R1A-PPP2R2A-interacting phosphatase regulator 1 produces the protein MAQEKMELDLELPPGTGGSPAEGGGTSAGGGLRRSNSAPLIHGLSDTSPVFQAEAPSARRNSTTFPNRHGLLLPASPVRMHSSRLHQIKQEEGMDLINRETVHEREVQNAMQISHSWEESFSLSDNDVEKSASPKRIDFIPVSPAPSPTRGIGKQCFSPSLQSFVSSNGLPPSPIPSPTTRFTTRRSQSPINCIRPSVLGPLKRKCEMETEYQPKRFFQGITNMLSSDVAQLSDPGVCVSSDTLDGNSSSAGSSCNSPAKVSTTTDSPVSPAQAASPFIPVDELSSK, from the coding sequence ATGGCTCAGGAGAAGATGGAGCTAGACCTGGAGCTGCCTCCGGGTACTGGCGGGAGCccggcggagggcggcggcacTAGCGCCGGCGGGGGCCTCAGGAGGTCTAACAGCGCCCCCCTGATCCACGGCCTCAGTGACACTTCGCCGGTGTTCCAGGCCGAGGCGCCGAGCGCCAGGCGGAACAGCACAACGTTCCCGAACCGCCACGGCCTGCTGCTGCCGGCCTCCCCCGTCCGCATGCACAGCAGCCGCCTGCACCAGATCAAACAGGAGGAAGGCATGGACTTGATCAACCGAGAGACGGTCCACGAGCGCGAGGTGCAGAACGCAATGCAGATAAGCCACTCCTGGGAGGAAAGTTTCAGCCTGAGTGACAACGATGTGGAGAAGTCCGCCTCCCCGAAGCGCATCGATTTCATTCCGGTGTCACCAGCACCGTCACCCACCCGGGGGATCGGGAAGCAGTGTTTCTCACCATCCTTGCAAAGTTTTGTGAGTAGCAATGGATTGCCTCCAAGTCCTATTCCCAGCCCAACGACTCGATTTACCACCCGGAGAAGCCAGAGTCCCATCAACTGCATTAGACCAAGCGTTCTTGGaccattgaaaagaaaatgtgaaatggaaACTGAGTATCAGCCAAAGAGATTTTTCCAGGGCATCACCAACATGCTTTCTTCTGACGTTGCACAGCTGTCAGATCCcggtgtgtgtgtatcttccgATACCCTTGACGGAAACAGTAGCAGTGCCGGATCTTCTTGTAACTCACCAGCGAAAGTCAGCACTACCACCGACTCTCCTGTGTCGCCTGCCCAAGCGGCCTCTCCATTTATTCCAGTAGATGAACTTTCATCTAAGTGA